In Oryzias melastigma strain HK-1 linkage group LG6, ASM292280v2, whole genome shotgun sequence, the DNA window cTTGATTTCTTAACTAAAGCTTCATTACGACTATAACGTCTTGTTTGTGTTGTATACTattacaaaaactgaagcaactCCAAATTTCAATGCCGGGATTTATGCTAAAAAGCTCGCCACCTCCAGTTCCTTTGTGGCGGCTAACCGCCAGCGTTCCATTCATAGCTGTCCAATCAGAGTGGAGCTTGCTGGCCTCCTCCAGCCAATAGCGGCTCGACTTCTTCCCTACCCTGTCGCGACCGCCGACAGACAGAAGCAAGTGGACTGGTTTTAAGCTAAGCTAATTCAAGTCAAATTGCAGCTGGTTTTCGGGTTTTTAATACCGCATTTAGTCTCCGTGAATGCATcgatcttttttcaaaaaattccaACATATCTTTTCGTATTTTTGCTTTCGGGCTAACAAGCGGAATTGCACGTTTATTTTGGCAAACGGCTTCCGTGCTGCTAGCTAGAAGAGGCAGCGGGATAGGCGCCACTTTCTGTTTGACAACAGCGTAATTCGCTCACGTTCCgggtgttgttgtttttagcggCTTACCGAGCCACTTGGTTTCTATTAGCTGTTAGCAGCAAttggatacttttttttaatacggagtaaaacgaaataaaaattaaaaagcaagtTAGCATGGCCGAATTTCACGAAAACCCGTCGCTTCTCACCAAAGACAGGTTGAAGAGCGAGCTTGCAGCAAACAATGTGCCGCTGCCGAGCGGAGACCACAAAAAAGAAGTGTACGTTCAGCTCTATAAGAAGAACCTAACGgcacaaaacaacaagaagagTCCGCCAGCAGACACCTTTTCCAGCGACGAGGAGTTACCCACTCCCGTGGTGTCCAATAAAAGCCGCTCCGGAAAAGTCAGTTCTGATCAATGATTTCCtaacttgattaaaaaatattgattttagcCATCATTTGTTCGAGTTTGAACTAGTTTTTTTGTCGGTGCAttgatgtgttattttttttctgcagaaagcaacaaaaaagaCGGATAAACCTCGCTTAGAGGACGTGGAAGTGACGGAACTAACAGATGAAGATTTAAAACAGCAGCTGGCAAAGTATGGCGTGAACCCAGGACCCATTCTTGGTGAGATTAGCGCGTCTTAACACTCTACTTAGTACCAGGAAGgtgttttttcaaagtaatatACCGcttaaaaaacatgctttgtattttttgtattaaaataaatttttgaatgcatttaaagaaaaaaaatatcttctttGCAtggatttttcaaatgttttcttcggctgtttatgtgttttcaaCACCTATTTGTAACTTCCATCTGGTCTGAACCTATAATCAAAGAAAACGGGTGTGGAGTTTGTGGGGGggtgcagtgtgtgtgtgtaatgctATTCTGAAATCTAGTTTGCTCTGGCACGCCTTCTTACTTGCACAATCAAGTACAAACTATTTCATTCAGTTGATTTTGCTTTGGGCATGGTTTACAAATCCACAAGTACTTTGTGTGgcgcgcttttttttttttgttaatttgttttttaattgataaaagcaatatttcttttaacttCATATCCATGTGAATCCTTTGAAAGTTTATCTTACTTTTTCTAAAGAGTAAAACCTCGTATGTTTACAAATAGCACGAGAATCAAATCAAAGTATGTTcaagttttgtttcatttgcgTTCTCCTCCTCAGCTACTACCCGTAAGGTGTATGAGGATAAGCTTCAGAAGCTTCGGGATGAGGTTGCAGATGGGGCTGAAGCTCCAGATGTCACAACGCTCCCAAAGGCGGACAGTAGCCAGAACGGCAACACAAACTCCGACCAGTACAGCGACAAAGAAGACGGTACCCTTAAACTTAACCTGTGTATCCTGTTCTTCAATGAAGGAAAGCTTCaacgtgtttttgtttatggttGTTTTCTCTTCCAGAGGAGCCAGCTCCCCCTGAACCCGAGCAAGTCCCTGTGGTGGAGAAGCCCgtgaggagcagaggaaaagcCACCCCCGTCACCGTCAGGACCAGCAGCAGGCGGCAAACTAAGGTGAGGAGCAATATTCTCTCTCTCTCCGTGCTCCAAAACAGTCGTGTGAGGTTTTGCCTACATTTATTTGCAATCCATTAGCAGGTTGTGGAGGAGATTTTAACCGAAGAAACCCCAAAAAAGACCAGCAAGAACGTGATTGAAGACATCCTTGCCAATGAGATAAGCACTCCAACAGGCATCAGGTAaccttgctttgtttttgttttttaagtcctcacattttttattgctgcCAAATAgtgaaaagaaattaaaatctcgctaaaaagtaaatttgacatGGTTATTTTAGTCATGAATACCTTtcataaaacagcttttattgtgaaaatatcTGTTTTAATAGATTGAGATGGAagcattttttccactttcaatgCGAGCTGcatttgaaaaactaaagaaggTTAATTTGTGTTCTATTtaccattaaaataaatgtatattttatccTTCAGTGCAACCTGCAGACGCCCAATCAAAGGAGCGGCTGGTCGACCCCTAAAACCAAGTGAGTACTGGCTGGATGAGTCCCGCGTGAAGCGCAGCATCAGCACGGAGACCCGCACATACTCCGAGACCATCTCCCGACCCAGCGCCTCCGTTCCCACAAGCAAAGCACCCGTCCGGCGAGGCTTTCTGCCTCTTTTGctcaagctcctcctcctcgccgTGGTAGTGGGTTCCCTCTACTATGTCTACCAGAACCTGGATTCAGACCAGGTCCGCACCCTCAGAGGCCTCCTGGACAGCGTGATTGTCCCAGTCCAAAGCGCCGTGGAGACGGCAGGCACCTACCTGGGCATCGGCGGCAGCGGTGCCACAGAGAGCACCGGCAAGTAAAGACCCTCTGCCATTCGTCGCCGTGCCCACATCCTCCTCCCTGCCGCACAGCACCACAACTAAAGCAGCAAACTTGGCAGACCTCTTCTTTTTCCTACAAGTTTGGACaaaggacaaaaatgtaattggattaatgaactttctttttttgtttgtttttttgtcagacTCAAGGTTTCCTCCCACCACAAGAGGGAGCTATACTCCAGCAGTAGCTTTTTTGGATAACACTGTTATGTGGCAGTCAAGAGACTAATTCTAATGGTTTCAATATGTGAAtcgtttgtgtctttgtgtgtgttttaactCTTCCACGTAGAAAATGAGTGCAGTGTGGAGAGGCCACTCGATCCATGCATGGTCGTAGTTTTGACAGTCATACTGTAGTTTTTATCTCGCGCTCTGTGCTAGGTGTTTTTCTGACGGTGAAGTGCCTGGACACTCGTTAGCACTTAGTGCCCTcccatgtttctgttttctcgCACAACGCAGCATTTCTACTCCTACTGCTCCCCCATGTTCTGTATGAGTTACACACTTTTGCTTTGTAGCTGTAGTGTAGTGCTTCATTTCTGTCTATGGTGCTCAGGTTCTGATTTGTTAATGGGGGGGCATGATGTAATCAGGTCACAGCATGAAACGAATTatgttaagctttttttctctattctGGTGGCTGATTTGTTGATATTAGCTCATCGTGGCCCAAACTGCAGGTAATCATTGTTTACTAATaagtcaaaaatctaaatttctcaACATAAAATcttcaatgaaaaaataaaaatgaagtattATGTCATGTATTTGACAAATATTCCACAAGGAAAGTAAAATTGCAGTGTTTTtataatagttttctttttcataacaTTTGCCTATTTGCTTTTACATATACTAGGTTTTAGTTATCTGCTGTGCTTCTCATTtaggttttcagttttttttttttttttttgtaagatttcTGATCCTTCAGTCCTCCATATTGGACTGGCGGTTGCACTGCACCCACATAGCCCACTTCATGTACGTGCAGAGATCAAAAACCTCCAAAGAAGGCACAGAATCAAGACCATTAAGGTAAAATTGTCAAAGTTCTGCCTTTTGAATACACAAAGGTATTTTAGCGTAAACCCAATGGAGCTGCGTAACCTGCCGGGATGCGAGGAGGATTCATTCAGCCGAGGTGATGTCAGGCTGTAGACGATGTCCGAgggggtttttttgtttctattttgatatttttctaaagcaGTGTGTTCCACTTTTTGTATCACGTTTTAAAGGTAACATTTGAAAGCAATATGTAATACATGCAGGTCGACGCCGTCACTGAACCATTTCGTTATTAGGCAGCTCCAACAACTGACAGAAATGACAAGGGTTATGTGGGTAAGGATTctgaatctgtttatttatgaaaatgtagCCTGTGTATCATGAAATAAACTTGGTTGTTACCGAAACATTTTTCNNNNNNNNNNNNNNNNNNNNNATATGTCCTTTGAGTTAAATGACATAGAAAGTGTGATGAGTGCTGACCAGAGGAGAGTCCGTATGAGACTTCATGGGATGGAAGGCTTACCTAATTAAATCCATCGGCTGTAAGCTGACAGGACAACAGGAAGAACGGGACACAGACGGAGCGGCACGCCAACCGCGCGTCCTGCAGCTTTGGAGAAAGGGCAGACCATTCTTAAAGCAGCCACAGCTTGACGACAACAGGTATGTTGTCTATATAGAGGTATCAGGTTAGTCTAAATCAAACCTGCGGTttcaatcaatctttatttaaaaaaacaaaaagttcactTTGGTTTTCttgtaacagaaaaacaagCTCAGGCCTGTTTTGCgttgtttaagtgtttgtgCTTGTTTGGAGGTTCAGGCGGTGCAGGAATGGAAGCCACATTTTACTCAACACATCTGCTAATTTAAATAAACggacaaagtttttttaatttgcacgaacaaaacagctaaaaatgatttttgttacaatatatttcttaaagaaatgaggaaaaaatgagcAACATAATttagttaaacatttatttatttttctattttaataaaatgtgtttatctgACATTAACACTATAATACATCTGTTTTCAAACTATAGTTATGTTAGATTGGATATTATACTTCATATTTACTGTGATTTTCTACAGTAAAGGTTGATATTGTGGGTGTGGTCTGatgctttattattttcagcataTTTAATTGCATATTAAATATGATAATTTCATATGAAAagatcttcttttccttttaatatGTGCAGTAATAagtgtttttctgctgaaaCGTGAAGCAAAATATTACATGATAATAtttccaaggacactttgatttatttggtctattatttttatgtatttatttatttattggtggaGAACCATGGAGAAATTACAATTTCTTCCataatattttgcttttgtttacatgctttaaGCATGCAGCACTAATTGTTGGTAATCCTATTTTCCTAATGGGTAATGGATGGAgtccaaaaacagaaagtgCATTTTTTCAGTGATGGTTTAATCACTTTTACTCATTTTCAAACCCTAAACACATCCTCCTTTCCCAGCAGGTTTTTTGTTGGATGAGTTTGCTGTTCCTGCAGGAGTAAACTTGTGCTGCAGGTGCAGCAGATGGAAGCAGCCTTAAGAGCTTAGAGTAACCCTTTAAACACACAAGGATGACATCCGATTACGGTGCTCTGTTCGGGGAGGAGTGTGCACATAGGGTGCAGTGCAGCCTCCCAGCTCCCATGTCTGGGCCTGAGTCACATGAGCCGCTGCAGCTGACCGGATACCTGCCTGAACAGTagcagggagggaggggggtgctGTCGATACAGAGGGTACGACGTTTGGTGGGAAACACCTTAGCTCTGCGTTTTGCCTGCCATGCTGATCACATGGTGGTATTTTTACCTTGCAGCCCGGAGCTTCGCCGATCAAAGCAAGTATCGCTTCTGgtgctttgtgtgtgtgtgtggttgctTGTCATCTCAAGGTGAACACTGCAGAGAGATCAAGTGCGTGATGGAGTTCATTTAGTGGTATTTTTAGCTGGGCTAGACATGCAATGATGAGGTAAAAAAGTGGAGCTTTCTGCACACTGGAATGCTGCAATATTAAAGTTTGAGCATGCATGCTTGCAGGCAGAGAGGCCGTGTCTCCTGTATCAACTTCTTTGATTTGTGTCCTTCAGCGCTGAAAATGGCATCAATCCTGCAGAAGTTGATCACTCCTCTGTTCAGCGGTCCTCCTGAACCTCCGAGGAATAAAGTGACAGTCGTGGGTGTGGGTCAGGTCGGCATGGCCTGTGCAGTCAGCATCCTGCTCAAGGTAAGAGACGGAGCCGTTTATGCACAGATtaccctgctgctgctgctgtcacaGCATGGGGTAAAAGCCAGGATCCTCCGACAACAGATTACTGACCTTTTGGCATCAGTTCCTGATCTTATCCTCTGGTTTATGCCAAGGAAGAGACACGTAACTGTGATCATTAAAGGCTGTAGCCCTTCTTTGTTTATGTCATGTTTGTTCCCTCTGGCCCACCATACAAATGTGGTCAGTGTTTATCGGCCATTTTGAATGTGGGGTGAAACTTGTCCTCTGCAGGAGCTGGCTGATGAGCTGGCCCTGGTGGATGTGGTGGAGGATAAGCTGAAAGGGGAGATGATGGACCTGCAGCACGGAAGTCTCTTCCTGAAAACCCCCAAAATAGTAGCAAGCAAAGGTGAGATCCTACCTCGGAAAAGATGAAAATCGGAATCTGTAGGGACTGATGATGATGGAAATTTGTAGGGAAAACTGTAAAGCGCATCAGACGGATCTGTCTTTCTGGTTTCCCAGACTACTCGGTCACCGCGAACTCCCGGATTGTGGTGGTGACCGCTGGAGTCCGTCAGCAGGAAGGGGAGAGCCGGCTGAACCTCGTTCAGAGAAACGTCAATATCTTCAAACACATTGTTCCCCAGATTGTCAGATACAGCCCCGACTGCACCATTATTGTCGTTTCCAATCCAGGTGCGTTGTTTTCCCCGTTGTCCAAAGATGTGTACTCGTGACAACGTGCTGGTAATCTGTCTCTCCAACAGTTGACGTTTTGACCTATGTGACCTGGAAACTGAGCGGCCTTCCCAAGCACCGCGTCATTGGAAGCGGCACCAACCTAGACTCCGCCCGCTTCCGCTTTCTGATGGCCGACAAGCTTGGGATCCACGCCAGCAGCTTCAATGGGTGGATCCTAGGAGAGCATGGGGACACCAGTGGTGAGGATTCTCTAAAAGCTTCCAACAAAAGGCCGAGAAGAGTTTTCCAGATGTACTCAGACTCATGCAGATATACAGTAActgatgtttttactttaatgtgcACCAGTGCCTGTGTGGAGTGGAACAAATGTGGCTGGAGTCAACCTGCAGACATTAAATCCAGAAATTGGCACCGACTGTGACAAAGAGAACTGGCAAGAGACCCACAAGATGGTGGTGAACAGGTAGAGTTGAtccaaagcttttattttatttcatttcattttattttattttattttattttattttattttattttattttattttattttattttattttattttattttattttattttattctattttattttattttatctctcctgtttttatttcattttgtgttattttattttgtcatttcattttttattatattttattttgttatttcatttttgttattataattaattatattttattttatttcatttatgttattatattttattttattttattatatttcattttattttattttattttatttNNNNNNNNNNNNNNNNNNNNNNNNNNNNNNNNNNNNNNNNNNNNNNNNNNNNNNNNNNNNNNNNNNNNNNNNNNNNNNNNNNNNNNNNNNNNNNNNNNNNNNNNNNNNNNNNNNNNNNNNNNNGACCCACAAGATGGTGGTGAACAGGTAAAGTTGAtccaaagcttttattttattttatttcatttaatttaattttattttattttattttattttattttattttattttattttattttattttattttattttattttatctctcctgtttttatttcatttcgtgttattttattttgtcatttcattttttattatattttattttgttatttcatttttgttattataattcattttattttattttatttcatttatgttactatattttattttattttattttattttatctctcctgtttttatttcatttcgtgttattttattttgttatttcatttttgttattataattcattttatt includes these proteins:
- the ldhbb gene encoding L-lactate dehydrogenase B-B chain isoform X1, which encodes MLITWWYFYLAARSFADQTLKMASILQKLITPLFSGPPEPPRNKVTVVGVGQVGMACAVSILLKELADELALVDVVEDKLKGEMMDLQHGSLFLKTPKIVASKDYSVTANSRIVVVTAGVRQQEGESRLNLVQRNVNIFKHIVPQIVRYSPDCTIIVVSNPVDVLTYVTWKLSGLPKHRVIGSGTNLDSARFRFLMADKLGIHASSFNGWILGEHGDTSVPVWSGTNVAGVNLQTLNPEIGTDCDKENWQETHKMVVNSAYEVIRLKGYTNWAIGLSVADLTESLMKNLNRIHPVSTMVKGMYGISEEVYLSLPCVLNGGGVASVINMTLTDEEVAQLQASANTLWDIQKDLRDI
- the tmpob gene encoding thymopoietin b isoform X1, yielding MAEFHENPSLLTKDRLKSELAANNVPLPSGDHKKEVYVQLYKKNLTAQNNKKSPPADTFSSDEELPTPVVSNKSRSGKKATKKTDKPRLEDVEVTELTDEDLKQQLAKYGVNPGPILATTRKVYEDKLQKLRDEVADGAEAPDVTTLPKADSSQNGNTNSDQYSDKEDEEPAPPEPEQVPVVEKPVRSRGKATPVTVRTSSRRQTKQVVEEILTEETPKKTSKNVIEDILANEISTPTGISATCRRPIKGAAGRPLKPSEYWLDESRVKRSISTETRTYSETISRPSASVPTSKAPVRRGFLPLLLKLLLLAVVVGSLYYVYQNLDSDQVRTLRGLLDSVIVPVQSAVETAGTYLGIGGSGATESTGK
- the tmpob gene encoding thymopoietin b isoform X2, whose product is MAEFHENPSLLTKDRLKSELAANNVPLPSGDHKKEVYVQLYKKNLTAQNNKKSPPADTFSSDEELPTPVVSNKSRSGKKATKKTDKPRLEDVEVTELTDEDLKQQLAKYGVNPGPILATTRKVYEDKLQKLRDEVADGAEAPDVTTLPKADSSQNGNTNSDQYSDKEDEEPAPPEPEQVPVVEKPVRSRGKATPVTVRTSSRRQTKVVEEILTEETPKKTSKNVIEDILANEISTPTGISATCRRPIKGAAGRPLKPSEYWLDESRVKRSISTETRTYSETISRPSASVPTSKAPVRRGFLPLLLKLLLLAVVVGSLYYVYQNLDSDQVRTLRGLLDSVIVPVQSAVETAGTYLGIGGSGATESTGK
- the ldhbb gene encoding L-lactate dehydrogenase B-B chain isoform X2, whose amino-acid sequence is MASILQKLITPLFSGPPEPPRNKVTVVGVGQVGMACAVSILLKELADELALVDVVEDKLKGEMMDLQHGSLFLKTPKIVASKDYSVTANSRIVVVTAGVRQQEGESRLNLVQRNVNIFKHIVPQIVRYSPDCTIIVVSNPVDVLTYVTWKLSGLPKHRVIGSGTNLDSARFRFLMADKLGIHASSFNGWILGEHGDTSVPVWSGTNVAGVNLQTLNPEIGTDCDKENWQETHKMVVNSAYEVIRLKGYTNWAIGLSVADLTESLMKNLNRIHPVSTMVKGMYGISEEVYLSLPCVLNGGGVASVINMTLTDEEVAQLQASANTLWDIQKDLRDI